The genomic segment GTTCGGCATACTTCTGTAACCATTTCTGAACATCATGCTTCCGCCGATATGATTGGTTCATTGATTGATGTGGCTCACTGGTTACTTCTTTCTCCACTGGTACTGTAGAGTTAGCGTGCAGGTCGTCCAAAGATATTCCTCTAGCGAGCTCCGCTTGGAGCTCTCTTATTGCGTTGTCATAGTCTATCTGAAATGAAATACATGCAAGAAACAGCACCGACTTTACAACTCATAAACACAGAGATGAGTAATTTAGAGCAGGAGCTACACCGCAAAGCAAGTAAAGAATTACTTATTAAAAAGATCAGCGTATTTACTAAATGGACCAATTTTACCTGTTGTTCACGTGCAGAGCTTTGGGGACGGCCCTTCCGGTCCCATATCTTATGTGCTCTTCTTTCTATCAGACTATTTGGAATCCGATGATGAGCATGCAGATCATTCCAAGGAATCTCAACCCGGAAGTTTCCATTATGTTGTTTCAACCTGAAATTTCCATTAGGCATCAAGGTAGAGACGTGAATTGCACCCCGTTCATCCCTCAGAAGACACGAGTATCAAGTACGACTCAATTATAGAAAAGAACGAATTACGCACCATCTGTTATGGCTACCATCTTTCAACACAAATTCAATCGCACGTACCCTTGGATCCCGCAACTCAAGGATCACTACATAAGCATTCCCACTCTGcagtagagagaagaaacacttTGCTGAAAATAATTGACTTCTAGATAAACCTTGTAGATAAACAAGAAATGTAAGAGTTATGTAGACCTTCACAAATGGAGTCTGCAACGCTCCTTGCTTTGAGGAATGTTCAGATGGGATAAACCAGTTGCTGTAGATAACATAAGTCAAAACATACATATAGCTAAAGTAGGAAATTCTGTCTTAAAGATCATTCATTACTCACTTATTCCCTTGGTAAATACAACCCCAATGGAGAATCCATGTGCGAATGCAGTTCTGAATGTGAAACTCAGCTCTTACACTGTTCCCATTCGGTAAACCAGTGACAGTGATCTAAATTGATACGAAGATTAAGTCCAAAATCTGAAATTATAAAATCCAGCAGGACAGCAGAAAGAACAGACCTGAAGCTCCATCCCTTCTATTAGCTGGAATTTTTGGACTTTAGAGGTTGCCATGACAGCTATTCATAAAAAGAGTTCACAAGTTAGCCTCAACTAGAAATCTAGAAATATGAATGATCGCCGATAGTTTCAAACAATAAAACTTGAATTTCCAGGTGATGGACAAAAGTTCATTACTGTCATCTTGAAACAGCATCAGggtaacaacaacacaatttataaagaatttctATTGAGTATTGACATGCCTTCTTCATGCATAACACATCAAAGAGCAAAACTAATTGTCCGACCAGTTTTTTTCCTCAcgtttacctttttctttcacCTTTGGCTCTCTTCACGAAGTTGAGCTGTTTATATGCGTTAAACGTAACAAGTCTACACTAGCTCTTCAGGAAATTACGCGACTAGTTTCCtgcatcaaaatatattttgtcaacaGTATCAATTACACAGGTATAAAAGAACTTGAGAAAAGCAAAGACTCAGTTCCATTATAAATCGAGGGATTCTATTCACTTGGCTCTCAAATGACCACACAAAGGTGCCAAAAAGTGCCGTGTGGGTGTAGATTTGAAACAGGGGAGATAAAAAGGGACATTAACAGCTATGCTTCAAAGTTCCAGAATCATAAAAGAACTTACCCTGAAAGAGACTTACAGGAATCCTATTCTCTTCTGCTTTGATGAAGAAAGACATCTGTAAAGGTAAAGAAGACAACAtaccaaataataataactcacATCCTCTTCCCCAAATTATAGAAAAGACAGAGAATGAAGAGAGCCGAGAAAAAGAAGTCTTAAGAGTAACCAATGGCTTTGACACCAATATGTGTTCCACTGAGACAAAGTTCAAAGCCACTACATATCCATAATTCAGTGTGTGATTTGGAAGTCACAGATAATACAAACAAAGGTTAAACTTCAAGAACTTTCTCATAGCAACAGTAGTATCCCATATGTCATCGGGCCGAGAATTTACATATAGGCTAAATTGATGGCTGTAGATGGAGCTCAACATATAACAAGTGCTGAGTTTACAAAgtgaaaaaaactcaaaatctagTACAAAGGAAAGCATATTCCCTGCTGAGAACTTGCATCTCACTGTGTGAGCAGCTTAGAATCACATGCCACTATCTTAACCCGGCTCACATTCTCTTGACGATCTTCACTCTTGAACATCGCGTCCTGTAATATGAAGGTCCAGACGTTGTCACAGAACCTGTAAGTGTGCAGGTGCCCCTGTAcgagaaataataaataagagaGATTATCTGATTGTTTCATCTGCCAAAGTTTTCTTCAGGATATtcagaaatgagaaaaaaggGTTTTCCGAGTAAAGAATAAGTTAAATTCTTGGTTTTGCACAATAGAGTGTACAACTAGCAAAACTCATAGCAACAGGACGAAAGATATTTAATGTCAATCATCAGAAACAGTAGGCAGAAATGTACATAAGACTGTCTAGATCGgtgaaaaaaacaccaaaatcaatttttcagTCAGCTTCGAGAAGAACACAGAATGAAAACTGAAACTACAAAGGATATCATGAGAAAGAGCTATTTTCAAGAACAGATGTTCGTTGGTAGGCAGTCAATAAGCTCCTAATTATGAGCCAGATAACTGAATTCATACAGCTTAATCTCAAGATGAACTATATCATTTGAGGGTCAGCTTCAACGTATCATTAACTTTATCACACCCATAGAAACTCTAAACTTAAAGAGTATTCATGAAGTTGCTAGTATCTCTCGATGTGAGCTCTTACTTACAAGTCAAATAATCAAAAGTTGAAACTTTTAGATTTAAGAAATCATATATGGGAAGCTTCAACCTATGATTCATATATGACATCGAATGAAACTACAAACTTGACTGAATTCATGACAGTGTTACTATTTCATAAGCTGTATGCACTACTTATCAGGCAGATAAATATACTGCTTAATTTCAAACTCTTGAGAAATTATATGAGGCCAGCTTCAACCATATTAGTCATATGACTCCAAAGACACTCTTAACGATGACAGAACTAGAGCAAGAGAGATTAGAATTATAAATCGTCTTCTACCCAATTCAGGAATAGAAACTGGTTATTATCATCTACCCATACCGTTGACTGTTATTCACAATTTCacaaaaaaggattaaaaagtGCAACAGATTTAAAAATCACCTTAATCGACACCTTGGTCTTCACTTGACTCTCCAGAGCTTCAGTCATAGACTACAAGCATACAGATATCAAAAtagggagaaaagaaaaagaaaaaaaaaaaaacagagaaacgaaTCAAGACGCCAAGATCAGTCAAATAAAGTTAATTGAAAACCTTGTCAAATTGAACAAGGACTTGGATTGCTAGCTCAGGGCTCAGCGTACCGCTCTGAACCATCTCGTCCAAAGTCTCCGTCAGACACATCCCGATCGTCGATCTCCTATACAGCTCAAACGTCGCCATTTTTTTCTACTTCCCAACGATCTGCCGATTCAAAATTTGGGCAACCAATTTCGAAATCAAATTggcaactaaaaaaataataaatccgGAATCTGAAACTTTcgatttcaacaaaaaaaaaaaggtgctAGGTTGAATCTCAGACCTCAATCGGAGACGAAGAGATAATTCGCCGGTTTACCGATCGCCGGCGACGTTAGAAGAGAGATTTGACGGTTAACGCAGGAGCTTCCGTTGCTCGATTTCCAAGGATTTTTGTCTCTTGGGCGGAGAAAAAAATTAGGGGCTTTTATACCCTAGATTTTGCAGGCGACTATATATATAGGCAGTGATAGATCGGTGATCTCAAATTACGTTTTTACCCTTACGGTCTGTACTAAAGTTAAATCTGACTGTGAGATTAGAAAGTAAGCCCAACACTAAAGCCCATTTAATCATACTTTCGTATTAATAGCAAGTATACTACCACAACCGCGtacatatatactataaaaacaatattttgttcattttcCTATTAAcaataacattatcaaataataGATTTTTTCTTAAGATTGTATTATAGTAATattgtatcaaacaaaataatcaaaaaaatagtaactatgtataaaaatattatgtataattCCACATAtcaaagtttaaagaaatataaatagaagatatatatatatatatatatatataaatatagctaacaaaaataaaaaaatatgaaaatttaaccaAAGACATTTTATCTtgaaagataaacaaattaGTGGGAGAATGAAATTAAAtgtaggagttacatttgagttaaatgtagaATTGCACAAGACATTAAATGTGAgttaattagaaataaaattttaatttgttatttttttgtacaAAAAGAATACTAAGTGGtccaataaaattttaaacttacacatgatttggttttttgttgatataaactcatacatattcaaattcatattattttgtaagtgacaaactaaattagttttcttataacatcatatgaacttcaatctaaatatttttaaaatccaaggaaaacttctatctttttggtttctttttctaaattttcactcatcaatttaaatTCTAGTATTAGATTTCATACAAatagtttcatctttagagggTTTAATCagatagtatattttaaaaattatattatttttctatatttcacttcatttaaatttgagtgcTAGAAAAGAATAGAGAATTAGACATAGAACTTTTCAATCTCATGACCTTGTGGGATGAATATagtagaaaaatattaaaaatgattacttataagatataATCTAAAATAAACAATAGAGTAAACAATagagataaaccttttaaaacatcaaaaacaatgtatatttaaattttttatgggttgaaaaatgtatatatatatatcttacaaactCCAAAGATATAATTTAGAattaagcttttacaatgatatttgaattgatttttcaacccatacaacaacaacaaaaaaaacaaaacaacaacaacaacaacaaatttgagatatagttgaagagaatgagagaatgatagaatgagagaatgaaataatgaaagaatgagaaaatgaaTATTTATAGGAATAGaagtgatgtaaaattatatttaggaaaatgggagttacaattctaatttattatgtgttttaatacaattaagtggagaaatatagttaatgtcatgaataaatattttttatttgtggtttaaaataaataattttcttaattgcATTGCTAAGtgaggagagagtgaaaccttacttaaATTATCTTGTCTTAAAAGAACATAAGGCAACTTTTGTTTAGTGAGAGTTTGATGAATCTAAAGGAGGTGCTTCGAGACGGATATAGTCGTACATGAGACCATTGAAGGCTCCAGTGGTAGTCATGGTTTGTGTCAAGAACAAAGTATTGTCTCCTTCGATAAGCTTCTCACTTGGTACATCCACATTATAAAGCCTATAGATTCCACGTATCCCATGTCTTGTAATCGCGTTGTCGTGTCCGATTACACCCGTTGTGAACATAGGGGTGCTCTGATCACTGTCATCCTCATTCATCCTCACCTGTAACTCTGCTATATTTGCCATTGCTAGCGAGATCCGGATTTTGTATGTGCTGTTGTTCTGTACCTTCTCTAGTTTAAATTTGATTTGCCATGTCGTCTTATCGTATGTGTCATCGTCCAGTTTCCTATTGTACcataattaaaaagatttgtGAGGTTCCTTTgttttactcttcttcttagaATATGTGAAACGGGTTCAAATATGTGTTACCTGGTAACTTGTGCAAAGAACCAATCTTTTTTGTAATCACTGACGCCAATGGTGAACACCAAATCTTCCTTAGGATATAGTTCTGTGTATCTTTCCCATAGCCCGTATTGCCTAAACCTGGTTTAGTATTAAAAAATCGCAGCCTTAATGTTAAATAACGATTCAAACCACTAATGTAATGATATCTTTGATTATGCGTTACCTATCAGGATGACCAATATAAAGTTTGTTGATGTATTTGGGATTTGGGTCTGGAACAAAGAACTCAGCTGCAGACCGGTCAGGTATCCCTATTTCCCACACCGTTGGCCCATCTCGAGGTGGTTCATACACGATATTGCCAACGTCAATGCCGCAGCCTGGTTTTTGGGTGCAGAGTGTTGCTAATGCTAAATATTTACATGTACTTTTTTGACACAGTAATATATAATCTTGATTACAATgtaagttttaagaaaaaattaacctGCAGTAATGATAATTGACTGTTCGTATTGATAGTCTCCAATAAATCCTGTCACATAAGCATTGAGATTATATTCGCCTTCTCGGATATTATTTATTGCAAAATAACCATCTGCATCAGCTTCTGTCCAGAATTGATAGCCCTAAATAAAATTGATGCAAGCATGAGTTCATTACTTAATAGATATTGTTGTATGGTCCTCCAAGAATATAGTGTTCAGGCTCACCTTAGATTCTAACTGCCAGGATCCAACCTCTCCTGGTGGAGCTAAACCTACGAAAGCACCATTTGCCGGTAAAAGTTCATCACTAAGGAATCTGCAGGAATTCAAAAACATGAGTAAAAAAAAGTGAGTGATTGATGATGAAATGAAGAAAAGCAGAGTAAATGATGTGGAATGTGAGGCTTACTTGTCGCATACTAGTAATCTACCGCTAATGGAACCGCGCTTATCGGACAATGGAAAGTCTTCTGAAGCAGGGAAATCGTAAGGCCAGCTTTGAACTTCAGTTAACATCTATATACACACACCACTTCCTACAAGGTtagatatgtttttaatatGAACAAAGTAGAATGTTACTTTGGTTAATGGATGAACCTGGTTTTTTGCGTCTTGCCATAGAGAAAGAGGATCAGAGGTTTTGTCAGGCAAGCAATTAAGGTAAGTAAAAACAGGACCAAACACTTTCTTCCATGACTCCCCTGCTTTCAACTTCAACACCATCTCCTCACCCGCGTAGTGAGCACTCAAAAACATCTGTGTTTACATAATCATTAGCAAGAACACAACATTATAGATTGTTTCCATAATCTTTAGAAGGaagaacgaaaaaaaacaaaaaacacatacaGCGAGACTGATGGGACCAACATGAGAGGTAAGGTTTTGTTTGGACAAGCCACCTGATCTGAATTCGTTACTAGGAATGATTTGCCAGCAACCCAAATTGAGGTTATCTGAGATCCATCCATGCACTTTAAGATCTTTGTTCTCGCATGAATACTCGTACTTGTCATCAACCTCTCCTTTAAACTCTTCTTCAACAGGGTGAACAAGAAGAACAGCTTCAGGAAAATCCAAGGTTCTTCCTCTTTTACCCAATCTATCTTCTGGGAGTGGCATTTTCCTCTGCCTGTTATCAGCAATCGCCATATATTTAAACCTGCAGAAAACGTTTCCACATAAGTATGTATACTAATATAAGTTCTTTTTTAAAGGGAAAGATTCATTTTGAACATTACTTACTTGTCTTTACGAAGCTTGTAGACAATCCTTATCTGAGGCAAGTTAACAGCCGGCCATTCGGGTAGATGCTCAAAAATTGCATATGAGTAGAATCCAGTTACATTTTTACGCATTATGTACCTGAATGATACAATATCCAAATCAAACTCTCTGTCACTCTCAcacatatatatgcatgttgTATATTATACCTCATATCGACATTAATGGGAGCAATACTGTCTTGGAGAGAAATATCCCATTTCCTTGAGAAGGAAACCTCAACCAGTTCCTCATTTTCCACTACCACTTCAAAACTTGTGCCTTTGGTCCTGCCTCAACcaaagtatataaatattatagaaagACCTgacttgatttgttttgttatatgcTCGCTAGATCGATGCATACTTACCGCTCAAATTTGCCTGTGGTTCCAGTTGCTCCTTCTTCGCTCCACACAAGGTCCCAATACCTAGTTTGGTTTACAACATATGAAGTTTGTATAACTAATAATAGACTGATCCatgcatatatgcatataacgtatctacaaagtacaaacattCAATTTACTACCCTCGATCGTAATCTTTGTTGCGAATTTCTAGTACATTGTCGACGCCTTGGTAAGAGATTCCGGTGACACAACCATCTGGTTTTGATATAGTCACTTGGACTATACCATTTCCAATCACCACCNNNNNNNNNNNNNNNNNNNNNNNNNNNNNNNNNNNNNNNNNNNNNNNNNNNNNNNNNNNNNNNNNNNNNNNNNNNNNNNNNNNNNNNNNNNNNNNNNNNNNNNNNNNNNNNNNNNNNNNNNNNNNNNNNNNNNNNNNNNNNNNNNNNNNNNNNNNNNNNNNNNNNNNNNNNNNNNNNNNNNNNNNNNNNNNNNNNNNNNNNNNNNNNNNNNNNNNNNNNNNNNNNNNNNNNNNNNNNNNNNNNNNNNNNNNNNNNNNNNNNNNNNNNNNNNNNNNNNNNNNNNNNNNNNNNNNNNNNNNNNNNNNNNNNNNNNNNNNNNNNNNNNNNNNNNNNNNNNNNNNNNNNNNNNNNNNNNNNNNNNNNNNNNNNNNNNNNNNNNNNNNNNNNNNNNNNNNNNNNNNNNNNNNNNNNNNNNNNNNNNNNNNNNNNNNNNNNNNNNNNNNNNNNNNNNNNNNNNNNNNNNNNNNNNNNNNNNNNNNNNNNNNNNNNNNNNNNNNNNNNNNNNNNNNNNNNNNNNNNNNNNNNNNNNNNNNNNNNNNNNNNNNNNNNNNNNNNNNNNNNNNNNNNNNNNNNNNNNNNNNNNNNNNNNNNNNNNNNNNNNNNNNNNNNNNNNNNNNNNNNNNNNNNNNNNNNNNNNNNNNNNNNNNNNNNNNNNNNNNNNNNNNNNNNNNNNNNNNNNNNNNNNNNNNNNNNNNNNNNNNNNNNNNNNNNNNNNNNNNNNNNNNNNNNNNNNNNNNNNNNNNNNNNNNNNNNNNNNNNNNNNNNNNNNNNNNNNNNNNNNNNNNNNNNNNNNNNNNNNNNNNNNNNNNNNNNNNNNNNNNNNNNNNNNNNNNNNNNNNNNNNNNNNNNNNNNNNNNNNNNNNNNNNNNNNNNNNNNNNNNNNNNNNNNNNNNNNNNNNNNNNNNNNNNNNNNNNNNNNNNNNNNNNNNNNNNNNNNNNNNNNNNNNNNNNNNNNNNNNNNNNNNNNNNNNNNNNNNNNNNNNNNNNNNNNNNNNNNNNNNNNNNNNNNNNNNNNNNNNNNNNNNNNNNNNNNNNNNNNNNNNNNNNNNNNNNNNNNNNNNNNNNNNNNNNNNNNNNNNNNNNNNNNNNNNNNNNNNNNNNNNNNNNNNNNNNNNNNNNNNNNNNNNNNNNNNNNNNNNNNNNNNNNNNNNNNNNNNNNNNNNNNNNNNNNNNNNNNNNNNNNNNNNNNNNNNNNNNNNNNNNNNNNNNNNNNNNNNNNNNNNNNNNNNNNNNNNNNNNNNNNNNNNNNNNNNNNNNNNNNNNNNNNNNNNNNNNNNNNNNNNNNNNNNNNNNNNNNNNNNNNNNNNNNNNNNNNNNNNNNNNNNNNNNNNNNNNNNNNNNNNNNNNNNNNNNNNNNNNNNNNNNNNNNNNNNNNNNNNNNNNNNNNNNNNNNNNNNNNNNNNNNNNNNNNNNNNNNNNNNNNNNNNNNNNNNNNNNNNNNNNNNNNNNNNNNNNNNNNNNNNNNNNNNNNNNNNNNNNNNNNNNNNNNNNNNNNNNNNNNNNNNNNNNNNNNNNNNNNNNNNNNNNNNNNNNNNNNNNNNNNNNNNNNNNNNNNNNNNNNNNNNNNNNNNNNNNNNNNNNNNNNNNNNNNNNNNNNNNNNNNNNNNNNNNNNNNNNNNNNNNNNNNNNNNNNNNNNNNNNNNNNNNNNNNNNNNNNNNNNNNNNNNNNNNNNNNNNNNNNNNNNNNNNNNNNNNNNNNNNNNNNNNNNNNNNNNNNNNNNNNNNNNNNNNNNNNNNNNNNNNNNNNNNNNNNNNNNNNNNNNNNNNNNNNNNNNNNNNNNNNNNNNNNNNNNNNNNNNNNNNNNNNNNNNNNNNNNNNNNNNNNNNNNNNNNNNNNNNNNNNNNNNNNNNNNNNNNNNNNNNNNNNNNNNNNNNNNNNNNNNNNNNNNNNNNNNNNNNNNNNNNNNNNNNNNNNNNNNNNNNNNNNNNNNNNNNNNNNNNNNNNNNNNNNNNNNNNNNNNNNNNNNNNNNNNNNNNNNNNNNNNNNNNNNNNNNNNNNNNNNNNNNNNNNNNNNNNNNNNNNNNNNNNNNNNNNNNNNNNNNNNNNNNNNNNNNNNNNNNNNNNNNNNNNNNNNNNNNNNNNNNNNNNNNNNNNNNNNNNNNNNNNNNNNNNNNNNNNNNNNNNNNNNNNNNNNNNNNNNNNNNNNNNNNNNNNNNNNNNNNNNNNNNNNNNNNNNNNNNNNNNNNNNNNNNNNNNNNNNNNNNNNNNNNNNNNNNNNNNNNNNNNNNNNNNNNNNNNNNNNNNNNNNNNNNNNNNNNNNNNNNNNNNNNNNNNNNNNNNNNNNNNNNNNNNNNNNNNNNNNNNNNNNNNNNNNNNNNNNNNNNNNNNNNNNNNNNNNNNNNNNNNNNNNNNNNNNNNNNNNNNNNNNNNNNNNNNNNNNNNNNNNNNNNNNNNNNNNNNNNNNNNNNNNNNNNNNNNNNNNNNNNNNNNNNNNNNNNNNNNNNNNNNNNNNNNNNNNNNNNNNNNNNNNNNNNNNNNNNNNNNNNNNNNNNNNNNNNNNNNNNNNNNNNNNNNNNNNNNNNNNNNNNNNNNNNNNNNNNNNNNNNNNNNNNNNNNNNNNNNNNNNNNNNNNNNNNNNNNNNNNNNNNNNNNNNNNNNNNNNNNNNNNNNNNNNNNNNNNNNNNNNNNNNNNNNNNNNNNNNNNNNNNNNNNNNNNNNNNNNNNNNNNNNNNNNNNNNNNNNNNNNNNNNNNNNNNNNNNNNNNNNNNNNNNNNNNNNNNNNNNNNNNNNNNNNNNNNNNNNNNNNNNNNNNNNNNNNNNNNNNNNNNNNNNNNNNNNNNNNNNNNNNNNNNNNNNNNNNNNNNNNNNNNNNNNNNNNNNNNNNNNNNNNNNNNNNNNNNNNNNNNNNNNNNNNNNNNNNNNNNNNNNNNNNNNNNNNNNNNNNNNNNNNNNNNNNNNNNNNNNNNNNNNNNNNNNNNNNNNNNNNNNNNNNNNNNNNNNNNNNNNNNNNNNNNNNNNNNNNNNNNNNNNNNNNNNNNNNNNNNNNNNNNNNNNNNNNNNNNNNNNNNNNNN from the Camelina sativa cultivar DH55 chromosome 12, Cs, whole genome shotgun sequence genome contains:
- the LOC104731010 gene encoding transcription initiation factor IIA subunit 2, with translation MATFELYRRSTIGMCLTETLDEMVQSGTLSPELAIQVLVQFDKSMTEALESQVKTKVSIKGHLHTYRFCDNVWTFILQDAMFKSEDRQENVSRVKIVACDSKLLTQ
- the LOC104733323 gene encoding uncharacterized protein LOC104733323 isoform X1, whose translation is MSNQYSVQLEVHENHVVIGNGIVQVTISKPDGCVTGISYQGVDNVLEIRNKDYDRGYWDLVWSEEGATGTTGKFERTKGTSFEVVVENEELVEVSFSRKWDISLQDSIAPINVDMRYIMRKNVTGFYSYAIFEHLPEWPAVNLPQIRIVYKLRKDKFKYMAIADNRQRKMPLPEDRLGKRGRTLDFPEAVLLVHPVEEEFKGEVDDKYEYSCENKDLKVHGWISDNLNLGCWQIIPSNEFRSGGLSKQNLTSHVGPISLAMFLSAHYAGEEMVLKLKAGESWKKVFGPVFTYLNCLPDKTSDPLSLWQDAKNQMLTEVQSWPYDFPASEDFPLSDKRGSISGRLLVCDKFLSDELLPANGAFVGLAPPGEVGSWQLESKGYQFWTEADADGYFAINNIREGEYNLNAYVTGFIGDYQYEQSIIITAGCGIDVGNIVYEPPRDGPTVWEIGIPDRSAAEFFVPDPNPKYINKLYIGHPDRFRQYGLWERYTELYPKEDLVFTIGVSDYKKDWFFAQVTRKLDDDTYDKTTWQIKFKLEKVQNNSTYKIRISLAMANIAELQVRMNEDDSDQSTPMFTTGVIGHDNAITRHGIRGIYRLYNVDVPSEKLIEGDNTLFLTQTMTTTGAFNGLMYDYIRLEAPPLDSSNSH
- the LOC104733323 gene encoding uncharacterized protein LOC104733323 isoform X3; its protein translation is MRYIMRKNVTGFYSYAIFEHLPEWPAVNLPQIRIVYKLRKDKFKYMAIADNRQRKMPLPEDRLGKRGRTLDFPEAVLLVHPVEEEFKGEVDDKYEYSCENKDLKVHGWISDNLNLGCWQIIPSNEFRSGGLSKQNLTSHVGPISLAMFLSAHYAGEEMVLKLKAGESWKKVFGPVFTYLNCLPDKTSDPLSLWQDAKNQMLTEVQSWPYDFPASEDFPLSDKRGSISGRLLVCDKFLSDELLPANGAFVGLAPPGEVGSWQLESKGYQFWTEADADGYFAINNIREGEYNLNAYVTGFIGDYQYEQSIIITAGCGIDVGNIVYEPPRDGPTVWEIGIPDRSAAEFFVPDPNPKYINKLYIGHPDRFRQYGLWERYTELYPKEDLVFTIGVSDYKKDWFFAQVTRKLDDDTYDKTTWQIKFKLEKVQNNSTYKIRISLAMANIAELQVRMNEDDSDQSTPMFTTGVIGHDNAITRHGIRGIYRLYNVDVPSEKLIEGDNTLFLTQTMTTTGAFNGLMYDYIRLEAPPLDSSNSH
- the LOC104733323 gene encoding uncharacterized protein LOC104733323 isoform X2, translated to MSNQYSVQLEVHENHVVIGNGIVQVTISKPDGCVTGISYQGVDNVLEIRNKDYDRGYWDLVWSEEGATGTTGKFERTKGTSFEVVVENEELVEVSFSRKWDISLQDSIAPINVDMRYIMRKNVTGFYSYAIFEHLPEWPAVNLPQIRIVYKLRKDKFKYMAIADNRQRKMPLPEDRLGKRGRTLDFPEAVLLVHPVEEEFKGEVDDKYEYSCENKDLKVHGWISDNLNLGCWQIIPSNEFRSGGLSKQNLTSHMFLSAHYAGEEMVLKLKAGESWKKVFGPVFTYLNCLPDKTSDPLSLWQDAKNQMLTEVQSWPYDFPASEDFPLSDKRGSISGRLLVCDKFLSDELLPANGAFVGLAPPGEVGSWQLESKGYQFWTEADADGYFAINNIREGEYNLNAYVTGFIGDYQYEQSIIITAGCGIDVGNIVYEPPRDGPTVWEIGIPDRSAAEFFVPDPNPKYINKLYIGHPDRFRQYGLWERYTELYPKEDLVFTIGVSDYKKDWFFAQVTRKLDDDTYDKTTWQIKFKLEKVQNNSTYKIRISLAMANIAELQVRMNEDDSDQSTPMFTTGVIGHDNAITRHGIRGIYRLYNVDVPSEKLIEGDNTLFLTQTMTTTGAFNGLMYDYIRLEAPPLDSSNSH